One genomic region from Biomphalaria glabrata chromosome 7, xgBioGlab47.1, whole genome shotgun sequence encodes:
- the LOC106069328 gene encoding gamma-glutamylcyclotransferase-like isoform X1 encodes MSGEIQRNDHNSTFLYFSYGSNLMKERIQINNPTAEMYGVGKLTGWHLTYDVPLDYEPSQWYGASATIRPGGSNDYVYGVVWKINCEDMTYLDSQETKYKPIEVQIELSDGRLVKCRSYEMHQRTSGNHLPSPHYKEIIVRGAKQNNLPEDYIRYLEGFPDNGLASPPPNYLKVMDVVNRLASQSNNNS; translated from the exons ATGAGTGGAGAAATCCAAAGAAATGATCACAACAGTACATTTCTGTACTTTTCTTATGGAAGCAACTTAATGAAAGAACGAATTCAGATCAATAATCCTACAGCTGAAATGTATGGAGTGGGAAAATTGACT GGATGGCACCTGACCTATGATGTACCCTTAGACTATGAGCCCAGTCAATGGTATGGGGCCTCTGCTACCATACGCCCTGGAGGATCCAATGATTATGTCTATGGAGTTGTTTGGAAAATTAATTGTGAGGATATGACATACTTAGACAG TCAAGAAACTAAGTACAAACCCATAGAGGTGCAGATTGAGCTGAGTGATGGACGCTTGGTGAAATGTCGTAGCTATGAAATGCATCAACGGACATCAGGCAACCATCTGCCCAGCCCTCACTACAAAGAGATCATTGTGAGAGGAGCTAAACAGAACAATCTACCTGAAGATTATATACGCTACTTGGAAGGTTTCCCTGACAATGGGCTTGCTTCTCCACCACCCAATTACCTCAAAGTTATGGATGTGGTCAACAGATTGGCCTCCCAAAGCAATAATAACAGTTAA